AGAAGATGTATATTACCACCACCAGACTTCCAGCCgcgctgctgctgctgctgctaacGGGCTTTTTGCATTAACCTTCAGATATCTCCCCTTGAAGGCGCTAATAGTCATCCGCGGAAAATTGCGTTATGATACAAGACCAAtcgaaaggaaagaaaattttctcatCTAACCTCAACTGCTGGCCAATTCTACTTGCATTTCTCATCTCCAATTGTTTTAGTTTTTATAAGTTATTTTCTGCATACACATTCAGCTCCTTCTGGATTCTAGCCAACTTTCAGATCACTACATTATCATGCAATGTACAACCGTATTGACAAAGCCAATCTCCGCAATGGAAGTGATGAAATCTTCAGCATCACCGAAATCTTGATGAGCattacattttttattttttgcatgCAAGATTCGAAGTCTTATAATagggaaagggaaaattcaAAGATTTGAGAGTTGgaactcttcttcttttttctttttttgttttttaatacACTGTTTTATGGATATGATTTGCCGTTCAAACTATCCTGTGGCCCAAATTGATTGATACTAACTCCGATGTGAGATTTCAGCATTAAGTCCAGTCCAATCCAGACCCAAATATAGAGTGGAAGACAAAAGGCACGTCAACCCGGAGGGCTTGTTAGTCCGGCCTTGGCATATTGAGCCAGACACTTGTTAGTCCACCCGTTTTATTTGCTTAAATAACAAACAATTTTACTTCCCGTCCCCTGTTACAAGTTAACGGCCATCCTCTTTATGCGTGAAAAGCAGCACTAAACCATCTCATTCAAAGAAGGCTCCTACTTTTCACCAAAATCACCGTAGTGCCACGCTAAACTTTTTCCaaccccacaaaaaaaaaaaaagaaaaaaaaaaggggtttgGGTGCACCGACCAAAACTCACATTCCTCCTAAAGAACAAATTCCATACCACAGATTCTGCACGGTACATTATTTTTTGTATGGTATCATGCCACTAacagctaaatattacttatagtaatatatattgtttttttgagattttagtacaaaattttcactttgaaaaagagaaatttttttaaaaaaaaagggggggggggaataGTAGAATTGAGATTTTTGTACTAGGATATGGCTTTATTTGGGAATGCACTTCAAATATTCTGTCTCTAATCGACACATTTGACACTCCTCATACAAGCGCCAGGCCTATAAATTGAGACATGCAGAGGGAGACAAATATTTCACGGAAGCCGTGAAAGGGCATTCTCCGATATTGGGGATTTTGGAATTCATGGCTGTTCTGTTCAAAGCCTTTCTTGTTCTTCCCCTTGTGTTCCTTGGCGCCTTTGCCGGGACACCCATCAACCAAGTCCAAAAGCATGGCTTCTCCCTTGGCATAAGAAATCCCTTCGGCAGCATTCAATTTGGTTTTGGAGGCCAAGATGGCGGTAACTTTGATGGCTTCCAGCAACCTCCGGGTGGCACCCAACAGCCCTCTGGCAAGAAACCCGAATTCCTTACAAATTTCCGAGGTCGTTGGGAGATTCATTCTGAAAATGCTGGAGTTTCAGCCATGCAGTTCCAGTTGCTGCCTAACAACAAAGCCGTGTGGTTTGACACCACCAACCTTGGCCCTTCCGGACTTCAGTTCGACCCTCCATATTGTCACCCAAATTTCAACAATGCCAGTCTAATCGACTGCTACGCTCATGCGGTAGAATATGATACTGAGACTGGATCCGTCAGGCCATTGAAGGTTTGTTTTCGTTTGTGTCTTGATTTTTTACCAGCTTAAAATTGAGGTCCATATCCCTTTACCTCATGCTCAAATGCATGCTGCTACTCAATATACTCATGCATGCAAAAAATAAATTCGTCCGCTTAATTACGCGATACACATTTTACCGGCGTGACATGAAATTACGCATAATATTCCCTTCATACGTTAGTGTTCCTTGCTATAAACATCTTACCTCATCCATCATGCACAATCCACAATTAACAATAATGATACTTGGATGGATGGAGCTAGTGTAAAGAGTGCATTAAAAGTACTTATATAGTGCTAGCAGCAGTAGTTTACTAGcctatataaaaaaattaaatgacccATGGCacaaaaactgaaaatgaaaacagattacaatttaaaaaaaaaagaaaaaaagaggtgCTCTCTAACTTCCTATTTAAATGGTCTTATCTTCTTTTTCAGTTTTCGTTCGATCCCTGGTGCTCATCAGGAGGATTGGCTGCCAATGGAGAGGTAATCAGCACTGGGGGAGCCATTGAAGCACTGAGAGCTGTTAGAACTTACACTTCCTGCGATAACTGTGAATTTCAGGAAAACCAAGTTGCCCTTGCGGAAAACAGAtggtataaatatttatgaatgatcttctctctctctctctcttatttttccTTCAAAGGATTTGTGTTCGTTCATGTTACAGAAGTGAATAACTGTTTCGTTAATTAATTCCTCGTAATAATTACAGGTATTCGGGTCAGCAAACCCTAGAAGATGGTAGTTTTTTGCTGGTCGGAGGACGTGATGTTTTCAGCTATGAAATCGTTCCGCAAAACCAATTGCAATTCGAGCCAAGACTCTTTCAACTCCCTTTCCTTAGGGAGACCAGAGATGAGAAAGAGAACAATCTCTATCCATTTGTTTACTTGCTCCCTGATGGCAACGTCTACGTCTTTgcaaattccaaatccatcATTCTCAACCCCTACACCGGCGAGACCATCCGACAGCTCCCCGAGTTGGCCGGTGGATCCAGGAACTACCCTGTTTCAGGAATGTCCGTGCTTTTGCCCCTCCAACTTTCAGCAGATGGCTCCCATAACGTGGACGTTGAAGTCATGGTTTGTGGTGGTAATGCCCCTGATGCTTTCAAGTACTCCGAAAACCCTCCCAGAAAATTCTTGCCAGCATTGAACGACTGCAACAGACTCAGCCTTACCCAAGAAAATGCTGACTGGGATAAGGAAATCATGCCATCAAGAAGAACCATGGGCGATGCCTTGCTTCTTCCAACGGGAGATGTGCTGATGCTTAATGGTGCAAAGGCAGGAACCTCTGCATGGGAATCTGCAGATGATGCCAACTTTACGCCAGTGCTCTATCGTCCCAGTGCAGCCAAAGGGAAGAGATTCAAGACATTGAAGCCCACGCACATTGCGAGAATGTACCACTCCACTTCTGCGTTGTTGATAGATGGAAAGATCTTGGTTGCGGGCAGCAATCCCCACCAATTTTACACTTTCAACGTCAAGTATCCTACTGAATTGAGGGTGGAGAAGTTCACACCGCCTTACTTGGCTCCTGAGCTTGATAAGCACAGGCCTGTAATTGTTGAAGATGCATCTGATAAAGAATTGAAATATGGTCAACAGTTCGTGGTCAATATTAATTTGGATGATCAAGTTGATGCGTCTGACATCAAGGTGACCATGTACCCACCACCATTCACCACCCATGGGTTTTCTCAGAGCCAGAGATTGCTGGTTTTGGGGCTGACCCAGGTGACAAATCAGCAAATCACGGCGGTGGCACCACCGTCCGGCAAGATTGCTCCTCCAGGGTactatatgctctttgttgttCACCGCGGGGTGCCAAGCCGTGGAATGTGGGTGCACATCATGTAGGCTTAGAgctttaatatatataaatagcaTTGTAACAATATGGTCCTCTCTTGTGAAGATATTTATCTTCTCTTGAGTAGAGATTCATCTTCTTATTGGTCGCCCATTGTCACAGCCATAAACTTCGGTATCTTTTTTATTCCAACAGATAGAAAAAGAAGGCTCTCGGCTAGGGATAAATATTAGTCTTACGCTCTCCGTTTTGGCAAATCAAAGGCCCAGAGAAGCATTCGCCATTTCATCCCATTGCATGAAAAATTGTTTGAGGGTACATACTACAGAGTCACAAGCCAGCCCTTGATGCATGATCAGATATAAACCTTTTTCTctcaacaaaaattatttgaggTTTAATTTGAAGTCAATCACCCAAGGGTTAGTTGAAACTTCCAATAGAAGAATATGACAAAACTATATGTTCCCAGAAGTTTCTGTTAGGAATTAGTAAGATCCTTTTGACTGATCAGGGTTGCCATCCGGCCAGAGCAACACGGCTTGAAAGGGACATATTAGCTGGAGATCAAATATAATTCATCTCAAAGAAAAGAACATCCTtcggttttctttttttttttttttttaaaaaaaagagaataatgcAAGCTAGGATAGATAGAATCAAGTCAACTTAATTGGTAACTAGAACCGTAACTGCCTGCTGCTGCATTACTACTGCTACTTATGATAAAGAAACAAACAGTCTTTAAGTTTTGTCTTAGTAAGGGAGTTCAATGCTAAGCCTTGCTCTTTGAAATCCTTCCTTGCTTTCTCCTTTTTCTGGAAGCTAAATTTAGAAAGCGCATGTACAAAGCAAACTTACTTGTTAATAAGCTTTTCTTTTCGAATGATTGAGCTgacttggaaaagaaaaaaaaaacgtacATAATTACGCACGACATCTTTAGGCTACAATTGCGAGTATGTAGTTAAGAGACAGCaaagaaaagatgaaaaaaaaaaaaaaaaaaagaagtctaAAGTGTCCGAGGACAAGCTGATTTATACAGCTGAAGAGGCAGAAAACCATTGGCTTGCAGGCGTCCCTCTTGGAAATGCAACCTCTTCCCTGGGGTAAACTCCAGCTGGCCGAAACACCCTCATTCCTTCACTTTTCATTAGGCCCTGGCACGTCTCCTACCTAAGATTAAGAAGCGTTTCCCACCTAAGGCATACAGTTTCTAGTTGTACCTGAGTTTCGActttaaaattttatattaacAGCTAACCCCAAAACATTCCTCTTAAGACTAGAATGTTTCTATTTCTACAATCCAGATTCCGCGTTTCATCTTCAGACTCTCTCTATATACTATAGCAAAATGTTTTGAAGTAATTCTACGATTATTTCTACAAGACTCTGTGCATAAAAGTCTTCAAAGGTACTTAATTAATTTATATGcataaaaatattgaaattcttgattttcCCCCTCGGTTCCTCTCAGATTCAGGCGTGTAAGGGCAGACTTTTTCTGATTGTTGAAAATAACATCGTGACAGCCACTaagaagccttttttttttttttttaatatctaaGATTAATCCCAAGGCCTGCACGAGCAATTTTCCAGTTAGACGTGGTGAGCCAGGCATTATTTGATCGATCATAGCCTATATAAAACCAGTAGGCGTAAATTACAAAATGCAAGCCAAGTAAGGGGACAATTAAGAGATCAATAAAAGAACGTATTGATCACTGGTCATCATTCATCAACATGGCATGTTTTCGAGTTCTCTGCGTGGCCCTTTTCCTCTCAGCATTCGCATTTCATTCAAGTGCAGTAAATGGAAGCATAATAAAGAGCATGTACATCAGCTGGGGCGCTCAGCATACGGCAATTCAAGGAGATGATCTTGCGCTTGTCCTTGATCAATCTTCAGGCAAGTATCATTCTGACCTACATTCATTATGCATGAAAGTGCACTACTTGTACTTTTGAATAATATCAAGTGTTCTATCAATCTTATTggttaagaaacaaaaaaagtttTGGAGCAAGAAGATGATGATGGAAGGTTTCTATTG
The Coffea arabica cultivar ET-39 chromosome 6c, Coffea Arabica ET-39 HiFi, whole genome shotgun sequence genome window above contains:
- the LOC140008422 gene encoding putative aldehyde oxidase Art an 7 — translated: MAVLFKAFLVLPLVFLGAFAGTPINQVQKHGFSLGIRNPFGSIQFGFGGQDGGNFDGFQQPPGGTQQPSGKKPEFLTNFRGRWEIHSENAGVSAMQFQLLPNNKAVWFDTTNLGPSGLQFDPPYCHPNFNNASLIDCYAHAVEYDTETGSVRPLKFSFDPWCSSGGLAANGEVISTGGAIEALRAVRTYTSCDNCEFQENQVALAENRWYSGQQTLEDGSFLLVGGRDVFSYEIVPQNQLQFEPRLFQLPFLRETRDEKENNLYPFVYLLPDGNVYVFANSKSIILNPYTGETIRQLPELAGGSRNYPVSGMSVLLPLQLSADGSHNVDVEVMVCGGNAPDAFKYSENPPRKFLPALNDCNRLSLTQENADWDKEIMPSRRTMGDALLLPTGDVLMLNGAKAGTSAWESADDANFTPVLYRPSAAKGKRFKTLKPTHIARMYHSTSALLIDGKILVAGSNPHQFYTFNVKYPTELRVEKFTPPYLAPELDKHRPVIVEDASDKELKYGQQFVVNINLDDQVDASDIKVTMYPPPFTTHGFSQSQRLLVLGLTQVTNQQITAVAPPSGKIAPPGYYMLFVVHRGVPSRGMWVHIM